A window of Streptomyces sp. NBC_01689 genomic DNA:
CGCGATGTCGGCCGGGGTGCGGACCTCGTGCCAGAGCAGGCGTTCGCGTACGTCCGGCACAGCACGGCGGGTGGCGTCGAGCACCCGCTCCACGTCCGTCCCCGACACCCGCAGACCCGCGGGCACCGTGACCGTCACGGTGACCGCCTCGTGCTCCGGGCCGGGCACGGAACCCGGGTCGTCCGGACGCGTGACCGTCACCGTGGGCGCGGCGGGGAGTCCGGACCGGCCGCCGAAGAGCCGCTCCAGCTCCTCCGCGCGGTCGGCCGTGTGCACCACCGTCCGGTGCGCCACCCCCGCCGGGCGCCCGCCGCGCAGCGCCAGCAGCAGGGTCAGCCGGCTCGCCGCGCCCCGCTGCGGAGCGGGCTCGTCGCCGCCGTGCGGCGGCGTCCCGGCGAGGAGGCGCTCCAGCATCCCGGGCGCGACACCGGCGACCACGAAGTCCGCGTCCTCGACCGCGGTCGTCGCCGCGCCGGACGCCGGCGAGGGGTCCTCGCCGAGCTCGACGCCCACCGCCCGCCCGTCCTTCTCCACGATCCGCCGGACCGCCGTCCCGAAGCGGAACTCCACCTTGCGGGCCAGGCACCGTTCGTACATCGCGCGTGCCAGCTCCCGCATTCCTCCGCGCACGTACCAGGTGCCGAAGGCGTGCTCCATGTACGGAAGCACCGCCGCGCTCGCCGGCGCGACGCGCGGGTCGAGCCCGTACGCGAGGGCGTGGCTCTCCAGGAGGGCGGCGAGGCGCGGGTCGCGCAGCTCCCACGCGCCGACCTCGGCGAGGGTGCCGGCCCTGCGGGTGCCCAGCAGTCTTCGCCGCGGCACGGCGGGATAGGGCTCACGGTCGGCCAGCACCCGCCAGTTCGGCCACAACGGCTCCTCCAGGAGGGGGCGCCGCGTCCGGTCCCAGGCCTCCCGGGCCCGCACCAGGAAGTCGCCCCAGCGCTCGCCCGCGTCCGCCCCGAGCGCGTGGTCGAGGGCGGCGACGACACCCGCGCGGGAGGCGTTGGGCAGCGAGACCTCGGTGCCGTCCGCGAAGACGTGGTGCGCGGACGGGTCGACCTGGACCAGGTCGACACACGCCTCCAGCGGCTCCCTGCCGGTCTTGACGAACAGATCGCGCAGGACGGCGGGCACCCGCAGCAGACCGGGGCCCGTGTCGAAGGCGAAACCGTCGCGCTCGAAGCGGCCCAGCGCTCCGCCGTACGTCGACGCGCGCTCGTACACCACCACCCGGTGACCCGCGACGGCCAGCCGGGCGGCGGCCGCCATCGCGCCCGTCCCGGCGCCGATCACCGCGATCCGTCCCATGCCGCGACTTTATCGGCCACCACCGACAGGCCCGGCCGGGGGCCTCTCGTGAGGTCAGCCGGGTGGCGGGCCGACGTGTGCGGCGAGCCGTCGCTCCTCCCGGCGCTGGGCCCTGCGGCGCAGGAACCGCCGGATCCGGGATACCAGGAAGACGAGGGTCAGCAGCCCCGCGAGCAGGAGTACGGCGGCGACGACCGCCGCGGCCACGGGGTGGAACATCGCGAACGTCAGGATCCCGGCGACCCCGAGGTCCTCCGCGAGACTCATCCCGACGTTGGTGAACGGCTCGGGGGAGGTGTTGATCGCCATCCGGGTCCCGGCCTTGACCGCGTGGCTGGCCAGCGCGGTGGACCCGCCGATCGCGCCCGCCGCCAGATCGGGGAGCGACCCGCTGTGCCCCGCGAGCAGCGCACCGACCACGGCCCCCGCCACCGGCCGGATCACGGTGTGCACCGAGTCCCACACGGTGTCCACGTAGGGGATCTTGTCGGCGACCGCCTCGCACAGGAAGAGGACGCCCGCCGCGATGAGGACGTCGGGGCGCTGCAGGGCGGCGGGGACGTCGTCGCTCAGGCCGGTCGCGCCGAAGACGCCGAGCAGCAGCACCACCGCGTACGCGTTGATGCCGCTGGCCCAGCCGCTGGTGAAGACCAGGGGGAGTACGGACACGGCAGCGATCGTAACCAGTCGACGGCAGTCCGTCCTGGGCATGAGCGCCCACGGGTAGGTATCCGTACCCGGTGACGGGGATGAGTACCCGCGCGGATGGGGCCCGGCCCCCGGGAACGGGAGAGTGGGGGCACGGAAGGGGGCGCGGCTCCGGTACCGCCGGCACGGGGCGGCGGAACGGTTCCCGCGCCCTTGGCCGCTCCTTCCGCCGGCCCGGTCGGCGGAAGTGAGGCACGGGGGACCCGGGGGACGACCGGACGGGCCCCGACGGGGAACACGGGGGAGTACGGCGAGTGCGCCGGTCCGAAGGGTCCGCGGGGGACGTGGCCGCCTCGGACCGGCGCTCTCGCGCGGATCCGTCCGCGACGGCCCGCGACCCCCGCGCGCAGGACGTCCTAGCTGCCGCTCACCCGTCCCTGGAGCAGCCGTGAGAGGGCCGCGTGGACGTCGTCCAGGGACCGTTCGGGCTGGAAGGCCTGCCAGTCCAGGGCGGCCACCAGGACCATGCCGACCAGAGCGGCCGCGGTCAGCGGGATGTCGATCTCGTCGCTGAGCTCACCGCCCGCGACCCCCGCGCGCAGCACGTCCTCGACGACCGCGACGGCCTCCCGCCGGACCACCATGAGCGTGGACTGCCAGGCCCGGTTGGTGCGCCAGACCTCGGCCACGTACAGCTGGGTGAAGGCCGGATAGCGGTCCATGAAGACGAGCCCGGCCCGGATCATCGCGTCCAGGGCGTCGACCCTCGTGCCGCCCTCGCGGCCGGTCCGTTCCGCGGCCTCGCGCAGGGAGGCGGTGAGGAGTCCCACGCCGTGCCGCAGCAGTTCCTCGAAGAGGACGGCCTTGCTGGCGAAGTTGTAGTAGACGGTGCCCTTGGCGACCCCGGCGCGTTCTGCGATCTCGTCCACGGTGGTGGCGGAGAAGCCCTGTTCCGCGATGAGGGTGACGGCCGCTTCGTAGAGCTTCTGCCGGGTGACCTCGCGGCGGCCGCCGCCTGCCGTGGTGCTGCTGCTTTCCATGGTCCTGATTGTCACAGGCTCAGCTCCGGGTGAAGACGGTCCAGGGTCCACACCTGCCTGCCGCGCGCCGACAGGGCGGTGAGCGCGAGGGCGCCCGCGGTGAACGCCGCGAGGACGGCGCACGCCTGCCAGACGGGTCCCAGGCCGCCCCCGGTGATCAGTCTGCGCAGGGCCTCGACCACGTAGCTCATCGGCAGGAAGGGGTGGATCGCGTTGAAGAAACGCGGACTCGTCTGGACGGGGTAGGTGCCGCCGGCCGACGTCAGCTGGAGCATCAGCAGGGCGAGCACCAGGATCCGCCCGGCCGCTCCGAAGCGGGCGTTCAGCCACTGGACGAC
This region includes:
- a CDS encoding phytoene desaturase family protein, whose protein sequence is MGRIAVIGAGTGAMAAAARLAVAGHRVVVYERASTYGGALGRFERDGFAFDTGPGLLRVPAVLRDLFVKTGREPLEACVDLVQVDPSAHHVFADGTEVSLPNASRAGVVAALDHALGADAGERWGDFLVRAREAWDRTRRPLLEEPLWPNWRVLADREPYPAVPRRRLLGTRRAGTLAEVGAWELRDPRLAALLESHALAYGLDPRVAPASAAVLPYMEHAFGTWYVRGGMRELARAMYERCLARKVEFRFGTAVRRIVEKDGRAVGVELGEDPSPASGAATTAVEDADFVVAGVAPGMLERLLAGTPPHGGDEPAPQRGAASRLTLLLALRGGRPAGVAHRTVVHTADRAEELERLFGGRSGLPAAPTVTVTRPDDPGSVPGPEHEAVTVTVTVPAGLRVSGTDVERVLDATRRAVPDVRERLLWHEVRTPADIAEATGAEGGAVPAPALAAASGRLLHPSNGTRVPGLFSVGGWTHPGGGLPHAGMSGALVAGLIVEGPEFRGSQ
- a CDS encoding TetR/AcrR family transcriptional regulator, whose product is MESSSTTAGGGRREVTRQKLYEAAVTLIAEQGFSATTVDEIAERAGVAKGTVYYNFASKAVLFEELLRHGVGLLTASLREAAERTGREGGTRVDALDAMIRAGLVFMDRYPAFTQLYVAEVWRTNRAWQSTLMVVRREAVAVVEDVLRAGVAGGELSDEIDIPLTAAALVGMVLVAALDWQAFQPERSLDDVHAALSRLLQGRVSGS
- a CDS encoding DUF4126 domain-containing protein, translated to MSVLPLVFTSGWASGINAYAVVLLLGVFGATGLSDDVPAALQRPDVLIAAGVLFLCEAVADKIPYVDTVWDSVHTVIRPVAGAVVGALLAGHSGSLPDLAAGAIGGSTALASHAVKAGTRMAINTSPEPFTNVGMSLAEDLGVAGILTFAMFHPVAAAVVAAVLLLAGLLTLVFLVSRIRRFLRRRAQRREERRLAAHVGPPPG